The DNA sequence ACTTGCTGCTCCATCAGAGGGTGTGGCACAAACATGCTACGACTGCTCTCTGATGATTCCCGTCCTTAAAAGCGCAAATAACGCTCAGGGATTCAACAGCTTAATAAGCCTATTCTGTAGTTTTAGAATATATAGGTCACTGAGCCGACTTGGACCACTGCAATGTTGTTGTGAATTTACAGTTCTGTGTTACAATGGAGCAGATGGTTCCAATCACCCGCTAATGCAGCTTttaacagagtgagagagaattGTGCTCGGTCATAAAATGGCAGTAGGTCTTGGCTGCAGCTgcggagcttttttttttttttttttttttttattgtcgtGCACATGTGGTCGTTTACTTCTTTGCCGTGTTTTCATTCCCAGCTGCACTCCACAGAAAATTCAGATAGGATACGCACTGAATTATTTGACGACCcattttgatgttaaatgtGACGATTTGGGGCCACCTTTGACCCCAGAGAAGCTTGTATAAATAGGATGTGGGTTGAGGTGTGACAAAGGAAAGCAAagctcccctcccctcctgaaAGGCTAAGCACACACAACAGGCTGTTGCTTTATTAGTGTAGTGTGCCCCACATGGCCGGGGCCACAGTCTCCTATGGGACATGTGTCTGCTGGTAACTGCAGAAGCAGGAAGGAGTGCGGAAACCCTTTCAACAGGCCTGTGTTGTTACCTTCAAGGCTGCTTCAGAAAACGCGATACTTCGTTATTATGCTCTCATTTACTCATCTCGAAGTTATTAGGTCAGTATGTATACAGCAATTTGCAAAGCTCCATTCTCAGCATTATGTTGGCACCGCGATGTTCAATCAGTCCTTTCCTTCCGTCTTACACTTCAGGATAACAAACCACATCCAACAGCCAATTTTCCTCTCTGAACAATGTTTCCATATTAAATGTACAATGAACCCCTTCATCCTGTCTCCTCTAATGTCCAGAAATTTGGAAATGTCTGGGTATGAACGTCGGATTGCCTCACATCTGGTGAGCTAGCGTTGACGCCAACATCACCTTCACCTCTGCCAGGGCGTTTGAGGAACAGAATAGTCGTTCTAGGTTTCTCTGTTTTCAATCACACTTCATGCGACTGCTGCCCACGCAGAGAATTTACGAGGCACGGTGAAGCTGTGAGTCATTCCTCACAGAAGGGGCAAGGAGGAATCTCGTCCAGACTGCTTTAAAACTCCTCGCTGCTTTCGAAGACATTGGTAATTAgcagcgggggaaaaaaaagtgtgcttCCCGAGCTCGTAAAATACCTGGCACGCCGTTGACCAGTCAAGAGGCGAGTGAGGCTACTGGGTGTGGTGGTGATTGGGTAATAGCCTCTGGGATATGAGAGGGTTTGCAGTctaatgaaagaagaagaattgcaagaaaaaaataaaaaaatggtaGAAAATTCTGCACGCGGCTTGACTGAAGGGTAGATTAGGTCTGTCAGCAGCGCTTCTGCTAATTAAATCCTTCTGCGGGAGAGCTCAATACTAATGATCTGAGAACCACTGAACAGAGTCCAGACACGTGTCTACTGTGTGGTTAGCGCCGAGGATTGGAGTCGTTTAGGCATGGGGTTGATTAGAAGTCGTTTCAGTGTCACTCCTCTGTATGCGCATGTGTGGGTAGGGGGGCAGATTATGGGGTGATCAGGGTGGATGGCAGCAATCCAGTGGCTCCACTTATTTCCTGTATTGCCCGTGTGGGAAATGTTCTCCCTGCTGAGGAGCCAGTGACAGCATTCTAGTCATGGCTCTGGTTATCCTGCACAAAGTGAGGCGCCTCAACACAGTGCTGGCATCCTCAGTCAGGAAGGAGAGGCACACTGGTTTAGACACAAATCAACCATGGTGAGTAAGtgggaggaaaataaatcagagacagagcagctcaggttttctttttcttttttttttctttactgaatACAAGACAAGACTATACTCGAGGGACGGTCTTTGAACCTGAATTCAGTCACTAACTTCTTGGTTGCACAAGATTAATAGCCATGTCCACAGACCACTTACAGCTACAAAGCCAGTTGATTTCCTCATTAATGTAATTACCATATTATCTTACAagctcagctctgcagagtTTGACTCCGCTTGCAAGGTTGGTTTTCCAAGGCTGTACCTGTGGTGGTGGGGGTCAGGGGCTGtgtacatccatccatctggcGCTTATTATTATTGCCTGGCACAGGCCACCCCTTGCTGGCTGGGGTCTTCTTAACTAAGCAAGCCCTGTGAGGTCTAAACATGGGGGTCAAGGAGATTGTGGGAACCCATGGGGAGACATAAATGACCTGCCGTTTTGAGTTATATGGTGGCCTAGTTTGGACAGAGAGTATGGCACAAAGGTGCGCGGCCTACGTGAGAGAAAAATTGAGGATGAGAGCTAGATTCTGTAAATCATTAACTCTATCATCGTCTTACAGTTTCTGTTATTCACTGCCTGACGTGcttaaaacaaatcagatgGAGCAGATGAAAGAAACGCCCTTCATTTTGAGGATCAATGCTGCGAATCAAAGGTTTTTTAAGTTCCAAGACTGAcaagagcagggaggagggacCAAAGAGGCCAATTAGCTCGAGGGGCTGGCTGGTGTCCAATACTGTATCTAATAAACCAAACAGGATAAACCCAGACTCTTTGATAGTTGTGTATGGGAGAATGCTCTTGACTCAgtaagtgtgtgcatgtgtggcaAAATATAACATATAGTtccacacatgcaaaaacatgcaACTGAACAattatgcacaaaaaaaaaaaaaagacggacCAATAAAGGAAGACTTTGGAAAAGTGGGGCACTTTTCCTTATTTGGTTTTTCTCAGAGTCTTTTACTGCATCGGTTTCATGCCAAGCAAAACTTTCTGGATGCAGTCTTTGGAATCCGAGCGCAGACTATAGCTCTAAATTATgcaaacattacatcatatttTCCTGTTTAAGTCCAAGTATCATAAGCTCAGTGACCAAACCATCAAGCCACAACAAgatcacatcatgttttttttctcttttccagtTAGGGTTAAAGCTGAACTTGGTGGCAATGTCACCCTGCCCTGCTGGCTCCTGTCCAGGGACTCCATGTCCTTTGGTGGTGTTGGCATGCGAGTCAAATGGACCAAGGTGGCGGATGATGAAGCAATGAATGAGGATGTGCTGCTTTCAATGGGATTCCACAAGAAGACCTACGGAAGCTTCGAGAACCGCGTCTTTATGCAGGAGCAAGAAAATGAAGATGCCTCCTTGGTGATGACTGACGTTTCCAAGGATGACATGGGAAAATACCGCTGTGAGATCATCAACGGGTTTGAAGACACTGTCCACGAGATTATCTTGGAAGTGGAGGGTGATCTCACTGACGgtaaatgtctttcttttttttcatttagcttATAGGAACGCCGTTACGTGTAAGctcagcagctgtaaagacaTTAGAAGCATGTCACCACTTATTGAACGTCCTTTTCCTGTTAAAATGAATAGGTCAGCATTCATCATCTCCCTCAGCAACATTTATGTTTCCAATCATTGGAAACAtccacattttctcttcttgtgggaaaaggaatacaaaagaaaagacagcttGTGCTGATTTATTCAAACTGCTGTAATGATTCAGCCATGATGGCATTTGAACACTGTTCAATGCGGGTAACCAGAAACAcgttttcaatcttttttttcagtcactatACTCACACATATGGCTTACTCATCAGATTTTATAATGACTATATTGTCTTCCTTTTAAAATGCACAACTCAAGCGCTGCAAGCGCTGTTCATGCAAGGGAGGGTTATTTACATATATAGACATGATTTCTGAGAGCTCGTCTAGAGACACACTAAATCACTGTAGAATGTTAGAGCTCTTctggatcacagtgcagttCCCACCCACCTTTTGTTGATggtttttcaaatgtgtgatGGATCAATCTGGGTGGAGGCTGAACACGCACACGTCATTTTTGGCAAAAGTAGAGTGAACGCAGTAATAATAACCTCGCGCTACTAAAATTTGCAACCATTTTTGGTAAAACTAAACATGGATCGAAAGGTCACATTCATTTattctcttcatcctctctcagGTGTTGTGTTCCCATACTTCACAAGTAGGGGCCGCTACAGCATGACCTTCCAAGAGGCCGGGCAGGCCTGTTTGGACCAGAATGCCACGGTCGCCACCTACGATCAGCTGTTTGAGGCCTGGAAAGGTGGCCTTGATTGGTGCAATGCTGGCTGGCTGAATGATAGCACAGTGCAGTATCCCATCACCAACCCCAGAGCACCTTGTGGTGGCACCAACAGTGGTCCTGGCGTCAGGAACTATGGCCGTCGTGACAAACAGAGCCTCTTTGACGTGTTCTGCTTTGCCTCTGCACACAAGGGTGAGTTCATACATTTTCTTGATTCATTACTTTTTGCCATTTCAGAGTTCTTGTGTTGGGCTTGCCTCAGGAAACACAATGGTTTTGTTAAAAAATTGGCATGTATGACCTAGCTTAGTAGACCAAAGTTTAAACAAAGGAAATCCTGGCATCTGGTTGAGTGCTTCTGTCAAGAAGTATCTTCTTCTTACCGCCTGTTTTGCTTTCTCTGCTGTCAGGACATTTCTACTGGCTGGTCCAACCCGACAGGCTGACCTTTGACGAGGCTGTGCAGGCTTGCTTGGACGACGGTGCAGAGATCGCCAAGGTGGGGCAAATCTACGCCGCCTGGAAGCTTGAGGGCTACGATCGTTGCGATGCCGGCTGGTTGGCCGATGGAAGTGTCCGCTACCCCATCTCCAGGCCCCGCAAGAACTGCAGCCCAACCGAAGCTGCGGTGCGCTTTGTCGGATTCCCCGACAAAATGCAAAAGTCTTACGGCGTCTACTGCTTCAAGGAGCAGTGAGGCGGTAGATAAGAGTAGGGAAGCCATAACTACCAAAGAGCAGCAACAACCACAACCAGTcaaattaacaataaatcatACAGCTTTGGGTCTTATCTAGCATGAACTCAATACCCTTCTGAAACTGTGATAACCCCTTTTTAACGCCTaaagaaaaaatcaaatacTGTACATCTTACATCCATATGCAATGAATGACAGCATATTTTGTAGCcattaagttttgttttcttcagttgtgCATTCGTTAATTTTACATAGACTGTTGGGGAAACAGGCAACAGAGTTAATGTATGAGTGACGTGACAGAGACAAGAACTTGAAGGTCGTGAGACACCGTCTAAGTTCGGTTTGTCCTCCACAGAATGATCAGATGTGTGACGTTCAGGATTTTGAACAGTCATGCTCATGCGCAGATGATATTTGCTGCTTTACAATGTATCTTAAGAACAAAATCATCACGTATGCATTTATCAAGTATCACATCAATGGAAGAACTTTGATTACAGTGTCATAAACATAACTTGGCTACCAGCGTTGAGCCACAGATGTATGCATGTCATATTGCAGTAAGTATTCACCTAGTTCCCACTCCAACCAGGGATGAAGCTCCTTTTCACGTCATTTCCAGAGAGGTGTTTAGGAGCTGAGATCAAATTTACTGTTTaacaagaaaatgaatgtaattgttTTGATGGACTGTGACCTACTCTGCATTGATAACTCCCACTAGATCACCTCTTCATTTTTACTATTGTCAACTTTCGTttgttttaacaaaatgttttatgttgttctttttattttttttttattttttatttttttacctttttaatgatatttgtCACTATAGTTTACATGTTGATAGTCTTctagagaaaagaagaaataaatgcaaattctAGATTTTAGACATCTTggcacattaaaacatttcagcaagACGGTGAATGCAGAATAAGTAAAGATTTCCCCCTTTGCCCTGATGATAACCTTTTACCAGAACATAATCCTGACTGTATAACAGTTGTAGCAATTCCTTATCATAGATATCTAATGTTACAGTAGTTATGAGTACATCTAAACAATGTATGGGCTGAAATCTGCTTAGAGTGCAGTGTCACAAATTCTTACTGAGGTTATCTGTTGTAAATGGTACATTTCCACTGACATTTCCATTGATGCTCACTTATGCTCCTGAATAAGGATTCAGTGACAGTCATACTGCAGGGACTtggtctgaaaatgtgtttatgaataccagcaaaaccaaacaacaacaaaaaagtccaAGTTGCCTATGGACTACAGTGAGCATGTGTTTTCAGAGTCAGAGCCATAAAACAGAGTCCTTTCTAgacatcagattaaaaaaaaaaaaagatattttgtgttttgctttttgttgcaTTATCCCTTTATATGTTTTTCTTAACCCTTGGCACTGACATATGGTACTTACTGCAGGTTACATGTGGTATGTTTGGTGATGCATTGTCTGTTCAAgcaaaacttaaaaatgtctgttacaCGAGTCAACACTTGtgcatgaaacaaaaagaggtGAAGGTATTTTTGTATCTTATCGCCATGTAACTTTTTCAACAACGCAGATTGAAATAAAGAATACAACCTTCAAATCATTTCTGTCCCTGTTTCAccaataaaccttttttttggtTCTACTGGAACTTAATCAACATATACTATGTGGAGATACAGAGGTTTAAGAGGAGATTTAGACGGTATTGTTTGAGCTGCCATGGCCAGGCGCCATGTATCTGGCATGAGCCCATGTCGCTGAAAAGACTTAAGATTAGACCCTCcttacatttattcattctttggcattttttaaattcagtgcCAGGCTTCCAGCCCACCCCTATGTTAGACAAAGGGAACAGTATTACAGTCTTAATGAGTGCTTGTGGGAATGCATGGGAATGGGGTCAGATTTAGGTTGATACAGCAGTGAAATGCTGATGTCAAATTCTcccaaaaaaaaccttaaaaataacaatactATTAAACACTTAGTATATAAGTAcctgaacatttgtttttgcacaCTAGTGGCACAAAGAaagtgtttctttgtctctgtttttgtgtgtttatgctggAAGCACGCAGTGAAATTAAGGAGAAATTGCGGGAAAGCTATTGCCTCGCTGAGAACTGATTAAATACTGAACATCTAATTTGGATTGCCTCTGTGGTTTCAActaatcaaatgttttgtaccGAATTTCAGAAAAGTCTGATCATGCCAGCATCCCAAATGCTTGTCACTCAAAGGCTAAGTTAACATGACAGGTAAATAGCAGGGTGACCAGGGTATGGGCACTCTGTATCAGACTAGACAGAGTCTGAGGCGCCTGTCAAGCCCAAGGAGCTTTCAGGAAGAGCCTGGCTGCATTTCCTTTCCAAAACAAACCTAGAAAGCTTGTTAAATCCCAGAGACCTGAGCTGAGAGGTCTCGGTTTTTCCACTGATCACCCCTGAGCCATCTGCATTTCATGAGGCAAGCATGCAGGTCTTTTACTCTTGCTGGGGCATCCAGGAGCAGCCTTTAATCACGAGCCACGTCTGCTCTAATGACAGAGTGGGCACTCGCAGTGAAAACCACAGCAACCCCAACGTACACAAAGATTACATCGAGCAATGTTGTTACCCTGATAATAGCGCTTTGTGCTGTATGGCAGTTGCCAATGTGAACTGTTTTTTAAGGAGGTGCTCTGGGAATAGTGGTGAGTTGTATAATGTACTaaaacagcttcatgtttttcacAAAATGGAATTAATCCGCTTCCTGTATGCACTGACATGTAGGCACAAGAAGCATTTTACATTCAAGAGGAGCCGCCTACATGCTATTGACTAAAAGAATATTGTGTGCAGGTACACAGTTCTGCAGAATCAGTCATTTTCAGCATGTGCTTCACATTTCATTAATCCAGTTCATACGCCACATCCTTGCTATAATTCATcgtgctgttttctgtctgctccCCCTGAATGTACTGTCTGTCTACCAAGCGGCTTGAAGAGCATGTCTGATGGTTTTTCAGAAGTGGCTGATGCACGTGTAAGACACAGTTGAAAATGGGACTTTGGCATGATGTTGTACAGTGAGAATGTAATTAATACTTTTCAGTGTGAATTCTTTACATTATGTGTAGAGTTTCCATGAGCTGTAAAACCTTTATGGAAGGTATTAAATATGCGCCCTTTTCCATGGTACTGAGCGGAGAAAAACTCAAAGTTTATGGTTTAGTCTGATAGCACTACCTGCTGGTGAAACTACTGCAGTACTCACTCGACGCAGAATCTTATCTTATGGAAGGGGATCTGACAACAGGGACATTTTCCAAACCGGCAAGGAAGGCATGCTGTTTAAAGGTTACTAACTAAAGACTCTCTGTTACAAACTCAGAGGGAACCACATCTGGAGATAACCTACACAAACATAAGGAGAACATGCACAACGCCATAAACCGTTCCCAATGCCTTTCGTAGAATTTCCGTAAAAAGTCCACTTTTAATATTATTAGTatataatattcatatattttatttctttggtGATttaaagcaggagaaaaaaactgtttgatttcattaaaaaaaacaccccagaCATTCAcattgtaaaattaaaaaaaaaaacaaaaaaaaacaacagactgttataaatataaaatgatattATATGCACATGAAGGctagaacacacacagagacattcacaggcagacaaaacaaacacatttttccattttaaaaaaatgatttagaCACGTGAAACCATCCACATTTTGTTAATGTTACTAAATAACATTATTGCAGCTGATGGGGCCTTAAAGacgtaacaaaacaaaaaaaaaaagatgttaaatcTGTTGTATTGTTGAGTTTTCCCATCTTCAATGCATTCCATTTAGACAGTCTGGGACCGTGGCTGGTCTCCTGTTGTACATACAATAAAAATCAATGCAGAGCACTGTAAGGCCAGTATGACAGCATCATCTTTTACCTGTGAGTATAAAACAAGTAAGGAGATCAAGAGCAGcttgaaaataaattatatgCATCTCTGCCTAAACAGCCGTTACGTTCAAGTCTTTTTGAGTGTTTCACAAAATACATTCTCTCGATGGCTAATTCCAATTGACCACAATGACAAAAGTTAGATGTGCAGAAGAAAAGCGTTACCTTGGAAACCATCACAAGCTACATCACAACTGCCACAGATGAGAGCAAAACTCTTTGGTGTGTAATTATGAACAGCATTACAGCTATTGTAAAGGCGCTGTAGCAGTTAATTGTAAGTCATGCATGGAGCACACgtgagcagaaaacacaggcCACTTGAGCCACACttcccttcttcctttttttaaaatcgaTGATGGACACTggtttccatcagtgaataaaggCTTTGTCGGTAAATTGTTAGAGAGCAGTCTCTCATATTAAATTgcaaaatgtcattaaaaaaaagaaaaataacagaaaatgatcTCTGTAGAAATCTACCCATGAACATTTATCTTGACAGGACATTGACAATATCCAGTGACAGGTGGAGCTAATGACAGGTGGTAATTTGGGAATTTGAAAGCTGCCACTACAAAGAAAGTCTCCAACAGTTAAATGAGTGATTTGGTGAAATTTCCCCATATGCTGGAATTTGAGTAATGATTACTAGCAAAGCTATGAAATCACGCTTCGGAGTGTGATTTGTGCCTCTGCTGAATAGCTTTTAAAGATTGGAGGAAGACTATAAAGGTTCACTGCCTCCGTTGTATTCTAAGGAGACAAACTTGGATTTTTTGACAtagaataaacacatttaaaaatctgagGACTTCAATATATATGCATATGCATGCATGCTCATTAAAATGAAGTCCAGCTTAAAACAGCACGACAACATAATTGATTCCTTTACATAACATAAGCGCTATAATTTCacaacaggctttttttttctctatgaatAAGGAACACTTGTGGTGATTTTAAATAGCACAGTCGGTGTACCAAAGTATTAGACAGCGATCATGACTGGTATTATTTGATAAGCTGAGGACAAAAGAGAAATCttcaactgtttaaaaaaaaaaaaaaaaaaaagaatgatgagtgtattttttgcttttccaGTAGCCAGCTGAAATTATTTCATCCACGTTGGCAGTGTTATACAACAGTGCCCCTTGATAAGAAAAGTCACGTATCAACATCTCTCTAAAAGGCACTTCATAAGATTCCATCGTCCTCCAAAATGCAAGAAAACTGCATGTTGTCCTCTTGGTTTCTTTGATGAGTTTTCTCTTGTGCTTTTCCTTTGAGAacccttttcctcttttcacacAAGCATTAGCCATGTGTTCTCGTCTCGGGGAGGCTGTGCCACTTTACGTGGCCATCACTGTCTCTTCCGCTTATGTTCAGTcctgtctctccttcctctgtaGAGCGGATGCTGAAAGCGGACGGGCTCCTCTGGCCATCTCTTGAAGTTGTTGATGCTGTAGAGACTATTGTGTTGATGTCGTCTGATGAAGGTCCTCTGATAGCCTGATGCTGTCAGAGAAAAATCACATATTAGATCTAAAACACTGATAGTGTTTATCAGAGTGATATACAGTAGGAGACACGCAGAACAATGTGTATCCATTGAGAGCAGCTTTTGCTATACTTACGATTCATACAGGAAATTTTGGGGGTATCCCATTGTCCATTCCCTCGACAACGGATAGTTGGGACATGCCTCTGAATAAAG is a window from the Acanthopagrus latus isolate v.2019 chromosome 5, fAcaLat1.1, whole genome shotgun sequence genome containing:
- the LOC119018912 gene encoding hyaluronan and proteoglycan link protein 1-like; protein product: MTSLLCITIISLALTACANSQETSTPPLPTVRVKAELGGNVTLPCWLLSRDSMSFGGVGMRVKWTKVADDEAMNEDVLLSMGFHKKTYGSFENRVFMQEQENEDASLVMTDVSKDDMGKYRCEIINGFEDTVHEIILEVEGDLTDGVVFPYFTSRGRYSMTFQEAGQACLDQNATVATYDQLFEAWKGGLDWCNAGWLNDSTVQYPITNPRAPCGGTNSGPGVRNYGRRDKQSLFDVFCFASAHKGHFYWLVQPDRLTFDEAVQACLDDGAEIAKVGQIYAAWKLEGYDRCDAGWLADGSVRYPISRPRKNCSPTEAAVRFVGFPDKMQKSYGVYCFKEQ